One Paracidovorax avenae ATCC 19860 genomic region harbors:
- a CDS encoding nitroreductase family protein has protein sequence MSQSLSSRQPDHAIHSVFTDRWSPRAFTGEPIPESGLLALLEAARWAPSAYNAQPWRFIYARRDTPSWDPIFQALEPFNQGWAQRAAALVVIVSAEQAVFPGESAPAPNAWHAFDAGAAWANLALQATLSGWSAHAMAGFDAALVREAAAIPGGYAVQAVVAIGRRGDKGVLPEGLQSRESPNGRLPLAQLASEGRFPAGAAGA, from the coding sequence ATGTCCCAGTCGCTCTCGTCCCGGCAGCCCGACCATGCGATCCACAGCGTGTTCACCGACCGGTGGTCGCCCCGTGCCTTCACCGGCGAGCCCATTCCCGAGTCCGGCCTGCTGGCCTTGCTCGAGGCGGCCCGCTGGGCACCTTCGGCCTACAACGCCCAGCCGTGGCGGTTCATCTATGCCCGGCGCGATACCCCGAGCTGGGATCCCATCTTCCAGGCGCTGGAGCCTTTCAACCAGGGATGGGCCCAGCGGGCGGCCGCCCTGGTGGTGATCGTCTCGGCCGAGCAGGCCGTGTTCCCGGGCGAATCCGCGCCCGCGCCGAATGCCTGGCATGCCTTCGATGCGGGTGCCGCCTGGGCCAACCTTGCGCTGCAGGCGACGCTATCGGGCTGGTCGGCCCATGCCATGGCCGGCTTCGATGCCGCCCTCGTGCGGGAGGCGGCGGCCATTCCCGGGGGCTATGCGGTCCAGGCGGTGGTGGCGATAGGCCGGCGCGGTGACAAGGGCGTGCTGCCCGAAGGCCTGCAGTCGCGCGAGTCGCCCAACGGCCGCCTGCCGCTGGCGCAACTGGCCTCGGAAGGGCGCTTTCCTGCAGGGGCTGCGGGCGCCTGA
- a CDS encoding WD40/YVTN/BNR-like repeat-containing protein encodes MRPSIPPLLLSAALCLQGTAIAQPAPATGSATMPHISAARQATYAAQAMVLASALAGSRLVAVGDHGVVLLSDDGGRTHRQARSVPVDVTLTSVAFADALNGWAAGHAGVILHTADGGETWTLQRKDLQEDRPLFAVHFFDAAHGVAVGLWSLVLTTDDGGATWRKVDLAPPEGARKADLNLLGLFTDARGRLFAAAEKGNVLRSDDQGRSWTYLPTGYQGSFWTGAATPDGTLLAAGLRGSLYRSGDDGRTWQRVETHSQSSITALQARGSTVVGAGLDGLVLRSTDGGATFSTEVRPDRLALTSVVAGAGTPDRPDVFYSRQGPVATPATAR; translated from the coding sequence ATGCGCCCCAGCATCCCCCCCCTCCTGCTGTCCGCGGCCCTGTGCCTGCAGGGAACTGCCATTGCCCAGCCCGCGCCGGCCACGGGCTCCGCGACCATGCCGCACATCTCCGCGGCGCGGCAGGCTACCTACGCCGCCCAGGCCATGGTGCTGGCCAGCGCCCTGGCGGGCTCACGGCTGGTGGCGGTCGGCGACCACGGCGTGGTGCTGCTGTCCGACGATGGCGGCCGCACGCACCGCCAGGCCCGTTCGGTGCCCGTGGACGTGACGCTGACGTCCGTGGCCTTCGCGGACGCGCTCAACGGCTGGGCAGCGGGCCATGCCGGCGTGATCCTGCACACCGCCGACGGCGGCGAGACCTGGACACTGCAGCGCAAGGACCTGCAGGAAGACCGCCCGCTCTTCGCCGTGCACTTCTTCGACGCCGCCCACGGCGTGGCGGTCGGCCTGTGGTCGCTGGTGCTGACCACGGACGACGGTGGGGCGACGTGGCGGAAGGTGGACCTGGCCCCGCCCGAGGGCGCCCGCAAGGCCGACCTGAACCTGCTGGGCCTGTTCACGGATGCCCGTGGCCGGCTGTTCGCCGCCGCAGAGAAAGGCAATGTGCTGCGCTCGGACGACCAGGGCCGCAGCTGGACCTATCTTCCCACCGGATACCAGGGTTCGTTCTGGACCGGGGCGGCCACGCCGGACGGCACGCTGCTGGCGGCCGGCCTGCGCGGCTCCCTCTACCGCAGCGGCGACGACGGCCGCACCTGGCAGCGCGTGGAAACGCACAGCCAGTCCTCCATCACCGCGCTGCAAGCCCGCGGCAGCACCGTCGTGGGTGCTGGCCTGGACGGGTTGGTGCTGCGCAGCACCGACGGCGGCGCCACCTTCTCCACCGAAGTCCGGCCGGACCGGCTGGCCCTGACCAGCGTGGTGGCCGGTGCCGGCACTCCGGACCGGCCCGATGTGTTCTATTCGCGGCAGGGGCCGGTCGCGACGCCCGCCACCGCCCGCTGA
- a CDS encoding efflux RND transporter permease subunit: MPDSASPSRSALVRAVQRVEQIVFHHRTVLLAALVLFTVVMAWFAVQLRMDAGFEKQMPVGHEYIETFKEYRNDVLGANRLNIVVKARHGSIWTPAALQRVYEVTQAVGYLPNVERLGVRSVWTPNSFVNEITEEGFRADPLIDSTITPGQLTPESIAGIRRAASQGGFVGTLVSRDETSAMVTAELLEVGADNTKLDYVAYNHLLEERIRAKFEDADFEIQIIGFAKQIGDIADGARSVLKFCAIALVLTALAVYWYCRSVRFTLLPIVCSLTSLVWQFGTLKLLGFGLDPLGVLVPFLVFAIGVSHGVQQINFIVRQISHGRSNYDACRDSFTGLLIPGTLALVTAFVSFVTLLLIPIPMVRELAITASLGVAYKIVTNLVMLPVAASYFDIGKRYADAALVQRERRSGWLRVLARVAEPRNALLVLAATAVVFAAAVWQSRDRVVGTLQPGAPELRADSRFNRDAVAISGSYDTGLDWLTVVFEAPPDSCGNVNVGLYQDRFTWTMQPVEGVLSVSSYAGQLRLYNEGYNEGNPKMAVIPLDPGNYAALSTEIARLPGMMRKDCSMTAVHLFLTDHKAATIQRVIDAVKRFREGDRQDGIVIRLASGNAGVLAAIDDEVEKSELPMMLYVYAAIIVLVFLVYRDLRAVVACCLPLTVGTFIGYWFMKELEIGLTVATLPVMVLAVGIGVDYAFYIYNRLLMHLAHGQSIVKAVESAILEVGTATIFTAITLAIGVATWSFSQLKFQADMGKLLAFMFMVNMVMAMTALPAVAVWLERLFPRRKPVLATGLQHD, translated from the coding sequence GTGCCCGACTCCGCATCTCCTTCCCGGTCCGCCCTTGTCCGCGCCGTGCAGCGCGTCGAACAGATCGTCTTCCACCACAGGACGGTGCTGCTCGCCGCGCTGGTGCTCTTCACCGTGGTGATGGCCTGGTTCGCGGTGCAGCTGCGCATGGACGCGGGCTTCGAGAAACAGATGCCTGTCGGGCACGAGTACATCGAGACCTTCAAGGAGTACCGCAACGACGTGCTGGGCGCCAACCGCCTGAACATCGTGGTGAAGGCGCGGCACGGCAGCATCTGGACGCCCGCCGCGCTGCAGCGGGTGTACGAGGTCACCCAGGCGGTCGGCTACCTGCCCAATGTCGAGCGGCTGGGCGTGCGCTCGGTCTGGACGCCCAACAGCTTCGTCAACGAGATCACCGAGGAAGGCTTCCGGGCCGACCCGCTGATCGACAGCACCATCACGCCCGGACAGCTCACGCCCGAGTCCATCGCGGGCATCCGCCGTGCCGCCTCGCAGGGCGGATTCGTGGGTACGCTGGTCTCGCGCGACGAGACGAGCGCCATGGTCACCGCCGAGCTGCTGGAGGTGGGCGCCGACAACACGAAGCTGGACTACGTGGCCTACAACCACCTGCTGGAAGAGCGCATCCGCGCGAAGTTCGAGGACGCGGATTTCGAGATCCAGATCATCGGCTTCGCCAAGCAGATCGGCGACATCGCCGACGGCGCGCGCTCGGTGCTGAAGTTCTGCGCCATCGCCCTGGTGCTGACGGCGCTGGCGGTGTACTGGTACTGCCGGTCGGTGCGCTTCACGCTGCTGCCGATCGTGTGCTCGCTCACCTCGCTGGTGTGGCAGTTCGGCACGCTCAAGCTGCTCGGCTTCGGCCTGGATCCGCTCGGCGTGCTCGTGCCCTTCCTGGTGTTCGCCATCGGCGTATCGCATGGTGTGCAGCAGATCAACTTCATCGTGCGGCAGATATCGCACGGCCGCTCCAACTACGACGCCTGCCGCGACAGCTTCACCGGCCTGCTGATTCCGGGCACGCTGGCCCTGGTGACCGCCTTCGTCTCGTTCGTCACCCTGCTGCTCATCCCGATCCCGATGGTGCGCGAGCTGGCGATCACCGCCTCGCTGGGCGTGGCCTACAAGATCGTCACCAACCTGGTGATGCTGCCGGTGGCGGCTTCGTACTTCGACATCGGCAAGCGCTACGCCGACGCGGCGCTGGTGCAGCGCGAGCGGCGTTCAGGCTGGCTGCGGGTGCTCGCCCGCGTGGCCGAGCCGCGCAACGCCCTGCTGGTGCTGGCGGCCACAGCGGTGGTGTTCGCCGCCGCCGTCTGGCAGAGCCGCGACCGCGTGGTGGGCACGCTGCAGCCCGGCGCGCCGGAGTTGCGCGCGGACTCGCGCTTCAACCGCGACGCGGTCGCCATCTCCGGCAGCTACGACACCGGCCTGGACTGGCTGACCGTGGTCTTCGAGGCGCCACCCGACAGTTGCGGCAACGTCAATGTCGGGCTATACCAGGACCGCTTCACCTGGACCATGCAGCCGGTGGAGGGCGTGCTCTCCGTGTCTTCGTATGCGGGGCAGCTGCGGCTCTACAACGAGGGCTACAACGAAGGCAATCCGAAGATGGCGGTGATCCCGCTGGACCCCGGCAATTACGCGGCCCTGTCCACCGAGATCGCCCGCCTGCCCGGGATGATGCGCAAGGACTGCAGCATGACGGCGGTCCACCTGTTCCTGACCGACCACAAGGCGGCCACCATCCAGCGCGTGATCGACGCCGTGAAGCGCTTCCGCGAAGGCGACAGGCAGGACGGCATCGTCATCCGCCTCGCCTCAGGCAACGCCGGCGTGCTGGCGGCGATCGACGACGAGGTGGAAAAGAGCGAACTGCCGATGATGCTCTACGTGTATGCCGCCATCATCGTGCTGGTGTTCCTGGTCTACCGCGACCTGCGCGCCGTCGTGGCCTGCTGCCTGCCCCTGACCGTGGGCACCTTCATCGGCTACTGGTTCATGAAAGAGCTGGAGATCGGCCTGACCGTGGCCACGCTGCCGGTGATGGTGCTGGCGGTGGGCATCGGCGTGGACTACGCCTTCTACATCTACAACCGGCTGCTGATGCACCTGGCCCACGGCCAGAGCATCGTCAAGGCCGTGGAATCGGCCATCCTCGAGGTCGGCACGGCGACCATCTTCACGGCCATCACGCTGGCCATCGGCGTGGCGACCTGGTCGTTCTCGCAGCTGAAGTTCCAGGCCGACATGGGCAAGCTGCTGGCCTTCATGTTCATGGTGAACATGGTGATGGCCATGACGGCCCTGCCAGCGGTGGCCGTCTGGCTGGAACGCCTGTTTCCCCGCCGCAAGCCCGTGCTGGCCACCGGGCTGCAGCACGATTGA
- a CDS encoding DUF1302 domain-containing protein: MTTKHSLHLRTTALAAAALLGTGADAMTFETENIRGSFDSTVTIGTGIRMKDPACTLVNAGATGDGAPAGCLAPTSALGDQGNLNYAKGDAFTTYLKGSHELLLKLPSDITFLGRVNWIKDFTASDTTGYLAAGAPSGLRDGLAPDARRDLRFKARLLDLWVSKSFDIGDQRARVRVGNQVINWGESLFLSGGINSTNAVDVMRASQPGTQLKEVLLPAPMVSVASGLGHGLNVEAYVQTHWNGNYMPPTGSYWSTANGLGKGHDTYGLVEAKPRNSGQWGVALRYQPEGTSLNLGAYVLNYQDKGANFSSNVNGTGRAGWAFAENRRLYGVSANMPVGDWSVGTELSYRPRDAVSLNSAATGCASQGGNCWVDEKKFQWHLTGLYSVTPSNGQWLLDLLGASTATLMAETVVVRYPHLRQLYGADPISAGAWGWGQEFDAGASPSPMGSKTAWGYNLDFSWVYDGTVIPGWQVIPEIYYFQAVKGRTPNAAGQLMEGAKSINLTVSFVQNPAKWQASINYAAFFGGKRVFDQPLRDRNYLGFTLSRNF, from the coding sequence ATGACCACCAAGCACTCCCTGCACCTGCGCACGACCGCCCTGGCCGCCGCCGCGCTGCTCGGCACCGGCGCGGACGCCATGACCTTCGAGACGGAGAACATCCGCGGAAGCTTCGATTCGACCGTCACCATCGGCACCGGCATCCGCATGAAGGACCCGGCCTGCACACTCGTCAACGCCGGCGCCACCGGCGACGGGGCACCCGCAGGCTGCCTGGCGCCCACCTCGGCCCTGGGCGACCAGGGCAACCTCAACTACGCCAAGGGCGATGCCTTCACCACCTACCTCAAGGGCAGCCACGAACTGCTGCTGAAGCTGCCGTCCGACATCACCTTCCTCGGGCGGGTGAACTGGATCAAGGACTTCACCGCCTCCGATACCACCGGCTACCTGGCTGCGGGTGCGCCTTCCGGGCTGCGGGACGGACTGGCGCCGGATGCGCGCCGTGACCTGCGGTTCAAGGCGCGGTTGCTGGACCTGTGGGTGAGCAAGTCCTTCGACATCGGAGACCAGCGCGCGCGCGTGCGCGTCGGCAACCAGGTGATCAACTGGGGCGAAAGCCTGTTCCTGTCCGGCGGCATCAACAGCACGAACGCGGTGGACGTGATGCGCGCCTCGCAGCCCGGCACCCAGCTCAAGGAGGTGCTGCTGCCCGCGCCGATGGTGAGCGTCGCCAGCGGACTGGGCCACGGCCTCAATGTCGAGGCCTACGTGCAGACGCACTGGAACGGCAACTACATGCCCCCCACGGGCAGCTACTGGTCCACTGCCAACGGCCTCGGCAAGGGCCACGACACCTACGGGCTCGTCGAGGCCAAGCCCAGGAACAGCGGGCAGTGGGGCGTGGCGCTGCGCTACCAGCCCGAGGGCACTTCGCTCAATCTCGGCGCCTACGTGCTGAATTACCAGGACAAGGGTGCGAATTTCAGCAGCAACGTGAACGGCACGGGGCGCGCGGGATGGGCGTTCGCGGAGAACCGCCGGCTCTACGGCGTGAGCGCGAACATGCCCGTGGGCGACTGGTCCGTCGGCACGGAACTGTCCTACCGGCCGCGCGATGCGGTGTCGCTGAATTCCGCCGCCACCGGGTGCGCCTCGCAGGGCGGCAACTGCTGGGTGGACGAGAAGAAGTTCCAGTGGCACCTGACCGGCCTCTACAGCGTCACGCCCAGCAACGGCCAGTGGCTGCTCGACCTGCTGGGCGCCAGCACCGCCACCCTGATGGCGGAAACCGTGGTGGTGCGCTACCCGCACCTCAGGCAGCTGTACGGCGCCGATCCGATCTCCGCGGGCGCCTGGGGCTGGGGGCAGGAGTTCGACGCGGGGGCGTCGCCCTCGCCCATGGGCTCGAAGACGGCGTGGGGATACAACCTGGACTTCAGCTGGGTGTACGACGGCACGGTCATCCCCGGCTGGCAGGTGATCCCCGAGATCTACTACTTCCAGGCCGTCAAGGGCCGCACGCCCAATGCGGCCGGCCAGCTCATGGAGGGAGCGAAGTCGATCAACCTCACGGTGAGCTTCGTGCAGAACCCGGCCAAGTGGCAGGCTTCTATCAACTATGCGGCCTTCTTCGGCGGCAAGCGGGTGTTCGACCAGCCGCTGCGCGACCGCAACTACCTGGGCTTCACCCTGTCGCGGAACTTCTGA
- a CDS encoding DUF1329 domain-containing protein: MVRKPPAPFFRATCTAVLAAQLLALPLAAPAADLAQLDKLTPSGAEKEGNKDGSIPAWQGAEAPQAGWEWGKLRVESWKHKDEKPLLTIDASNADKYADKLSAGQLAMLRQRKDYRMDVYPSHRTCGVPDFVAANTRKNLGTAKLNDDGWSLKEATVPGYPFPIPSSGVEAMWNSKMRYRGVGIDYKGTITAVSPRRGSTEWIRADSEQTVFIPSGAKGSTQLSSLPPVEFYVYFGYVAPAALAGQALAITQYINQAENETFYYFPGQRRVRRMPTYSHDAPQIGMENQYTLDEPQVFNGALDRFDWKLVGKKEMYVPYNAFGAFDFKAKFEDVAKPDFIAQTHRRYELHRVWVIEATVKSGMRHSAPKRTIYLDEDSWAPVLMDDFDGQNKLAKMREGFLIPVYETGSCDVMAMVQNNLAEGRYVFDTHTVGVGKDIRWFTEPTGPRFKPGFYTSDNLRAISER; this comes from the coding sequence ATGGTCCGCAAGCCCCCAGCCCCCTTCTTCCGCGCCACCTGCACGGCCGTCCTCGCGGCCCAGCTGCTCGCGCTTCCCCTCGCCGCCCCCGCGGCCGACCTCGCCCAGCTGGACAAGCTCACGCCGTCCGGCGCGGAAAAGGAAGGCAACAAGGACGGCTCCATTCCCGCATGGCAGGGGGCCGAAGCCCCGCAGGCCGGATGGGAATGGGGCAAGCTGCGCGTGGAATCCTGGAAGCACAAGGATGAAAAGCCGCTGCTGACCATCGACGCATCCAACGCGGACAAGTACGCGGACAAGCTCAGTGCCGGCCAGCTGGCCATGCTCAGGCAGCGCAAGGACTACCGCATGGACGTGTACCCGTCGCACCGCACCTGCGGCGTGCCGGATTTCGTCGCCGCCAACACCCGCAAGAACCTGGGCACCGCGAAGCTCAACGACGACGGCTGGAGCCTGAAGGAAGCCACCGTGCCCGGCTATCCGTTTCCCATCCCCTCCTCCGGCGTGGAGGCGATGTGGAACTCCAAGATGCGCTACCGCGGCGTGGGCATCGACTACAAGGGCACGATCACCGCGGTGTCGCCGCGGCGCGGCAGCACGGAATGGATCCGCGCCGATTCGGAGCAGACCGTGTTCATCCCCTCCGGCGCCAAGGGCTCCACCCAGCTGTCCTCGCTGCCGCCCGTGGAGTTCTACGTGTATTTCGGCTACGTGGCTCCTGCCGCACTGGCCGGCCAGGCCCTGGCGATCACGCAGTACATCAACCAGGCAGAGAACGAGACCTTCTACTACTTCCCCGGCCAGCGGCGGGTGCGGCGCATGCCCACCTATTCGCATGACGCGCCGCAGATCGGCATGGAGAACCAGTACACGCTGGACGAGCCCCAGGTGTTCAACGGCGCGCTGGACCGCTTCGACTGGAAGCTGGTCGGCAAGAAGGAAATGTACGTGCCCTACAACGCGTTCGGCGCGTTCGACTTCAAGGCGAAGTTCGAGGACGTCGCCAAACCGGACTTCATCGCGCAGACGCACCGCCGCTACGAACTGCACCGCGTGTGGGTGATCGAGGCGACGGTCAAGTCCGGCATGCGCCATTCCGCCCCGAAACGCACCATCTATCTGGACGAGGACAGCTGGGCCCCGGTGCTGATGGATGACTTCGACGGCCAGAACAAGCTGGCCAAGATGCGCGAGGGCTTCCTGATTCCCGTCTACGAGACCGGCAGCTGCGACGTGATGGCCATGGTGCAGAACAACCTGGCCGAAGGCCGCTACGTCTTCGACACGCACACGGTCGGCGTCGGCAAGGACATCCGCTGGTTCACCGAGCCCACCGGCCCGCGGTTCAAGCCGGGCTTCTACACCTCCGACAACCTCCGCGCCATCAGCGAGCGCTGA
- a CDS encoding cytochrome b: MRWRNTLDAYGSVSMLFHWAMAAAFIAAYGVAYYVIWVVDPETSVRPPLFGWAPDAQRVVPILNIHWVLGMTIGFLVLPRLLWRIFGTTPRHAPASRLEVLAADAAHWALYALLILMPVSGYMTTYDPTNFGLFVIPACRDTAFAEWIRSLFGLTTLQLEDAMWTVHSFLGKRVAWVLVALHIGAALMHHFIRRDDVLRRMLPLRRRAPAAPPAGAKAPPSHR, translated from the coding sequence ATGCGATGGCGCAATACCCTCGATGCCTACGGCAGCGTCTCGATGCTGTTCCATTGGGCGATGGCCGCGGCCTTCATCGCCGCGTACGGGGTCGCGTACTACGTGATCTGGGTCGTCGATCCGGAGACCAGCGTGCGTCCCCCGCTGTTTGGCTGGGCACCCGATGCGCAGCGCGTGGTGCCGATCCTCAACATCCACTGGGTGCTGGGCATGACCATCGGCTTCCTGGTGCTGCCGCGGCTGCTGTGGCGCATTTTCGGCACCACCCCGCGGCACGCCCCGGCCTCCCGCCTGGAGGTACTGGCGGCGGATGCGGCGCACTGGGCGCTCTACGCGCTGCTGATCCTGATGCCCGTGTCGGGCTACATGACCACGTACGACCCCACGAACTTCGGCCTGTTCGTCATTCCCGCGTGCCGCGACACGGCGTTCGCGGAATGGATCCGCTCCCTGTTCGGCCTGACCACGCTCCAGCTTGAAGACGCCATGTGGACGGTCCACAGCTTCCTCGGCAAGAGGGTGGCCTGGGTGCTCGTGGCGCTGCATATCGGAGCCGCGCTGATGCACCACTTCATCCGGCGCGACGACGTGCTGCGCCGCATGCTGCCACTGCGCCGGCGCGCCCCTGCCGCACCGCCGGCGGGCGCCAAGGCCCCGCCGTCGCACCGCTAG
- a CDS encoding aldehyde dehydrogenase family protein, with amino-acid sequence MPMNHSLKHYINGASAEASDGGRMALVDPVNEQEYATAALGTAEDIRRAVAAAHAQLHGGAWSRLGGAQRARLLLRLADLVERDTELLADMDAHAIGRSPMEPRMMDVPNAVSHLRAAAGWANQLEGRTIPTSGYMGMRTLSYTVREPVGVVGAIVPWNSPLMITTWKLAALLAAGCTVVVKPSEETPQSALHLAALCKEAGFPDGVVNVVTGYGAVVGRALCEHPDVAKISFTGSPEAGRAIQQIAGASFKRVTLELGGKSAQIVFDDASFEQALRGCALGLFVNQGQVCAAGSRILVQRSLAQRFAAALAEAADAVAVGDPRQPGVQMGPVAKKAQFERVNRYIRIGLEEGAELLAGGVSSPDKGWFVKPTIFANATNAMTIAREEIFGPVGTVIPFDTEEEAIALANDSSYGLAATVWTNDLARAHRVAAAVRVGAVGVNCWSPLEANLPWGGVKDSGIGREGGLAGAIAYTEEKVITILLP; translated from the coding sequence ATGCCCATGAACCACTCCTTGAAGCACTACATCAATGGCGCCTCCGCAGAAGCCTCCGACGGAGGCCGGATGGCGCTGGTGGATCCCGTGAACGAGCAGGAATACGCAACGGCGGCGCTCGGTACCGCCGAAGACATCCGGCGCGCCGTTGCGGCAGCCCACGCCCAGTTGCACGGCGGCGCCTGGAGCAGGCTCGGCGGGGCCCAGCGTGCGCGCCTGCTGCTGCGCCTGGCAGACCTCGTGGAGCGCGACACGGAACTGCTGGCCGACATGGATGCGCACGCCATCGGCCGCTCGCCCATGGAGCCGCGCATGATGGACGTGCCCAATGCCGTGTCGCACCTGCGCGCGGCGGCGGGCTGGGCGAACCAGCTCGAGGGACGCACCATCCCGACCAGCGGGTACATGGGCATGCGCACGCTCTCCTATACCGTGCGCGAGCCGGTGGGCGTGGTGGGGGCCATCGTTCCCTGGAACTCGCCGCTGATGATCACCACGTGGAAACTGGCCGCCCTGCTCGCGGCCGGCTGCACCGTGGTGGTGAAACCGTCGGAAGAAACGCCCCAGTCCGCACTGCACCTGGCCGCGCTGTGCAAGGAAGCCGGCTTCCCCGACGGCGTGGTCAACGTGGTGACGGGCTACGGTGCCGTGGTGGGCCGCGCGCTGTGCGAGCACCCCGACGTCGCCAAGATCAGCTTCACCGGCAGCCCCGAGGCCGGCCGCGCGATCCAGCAGATCGCCGGGGCCTCGTTCAAGCGCGTGACCCTGGAGCTGGGCGGCAAGAGCGCACAGATCGTTTTCGACGATGCCTCGTTCGAGCAGGCACTGCGCGGCTGCGCGCTGGGCCTGTTCGTGAACCAGGGCCAGGTCTGCGCGGCGGGCTCGCGCATCCTGGTGCAGCGCAGCCTGGCGCAGCGCTTCGCGGCCGCGCTGGCCGAGGCCGCCGATGCCGTGGCAGTGGGCGATCCGCGCCAGCCGGGCGTGCAGATGGGCCCCGTGGCGAAGAAGGCGCAATTCGAGCGCGTCAACCGCTACATCCGCATCGGACTGGAGGAAGGCGCCGAACTGCTCGCGGGCGGCGTCTCGTCGCCCGACAAGGGCTGGTTCGTGAAGCCCACGATCTTCGCCAACGCGACCAACGCCATGACCATCGCGCGCGAAGAGATCTTCGGCCCGGTGGGCACGGTGATCCCGTTCGACACGGAAGAGGAAGCGATCGCGCTGGCCAACGATTCCAGCTACGGCCTCGCGGCCACGGTGTGGACGAACGACCTGGCGCGCGCGCATCGCGTCGCCGCTGCGGTGCGCGTCGGTGCCGTGGGGGTCAATTGCTGGAGCCCGCTGGAGGCCAACCTGCCATGGGGCGGCGTGAAGGACAGCGGCATCGGGCGCGAGGGCGGGCTGGCCGGCGCCATCGCCTACACCGAAGAGAAGGTCATCACCATCCTGCTGCCCTGA
- a CDS encoding helix-turn-helix domain-containing protein: protein MNQSIDRFQDIHVHASAVREWHQTYSQITAGALESSLIQLNSARCHVFREHINQRVVQHGEAPRGKLCFAVPIAIPGSIRMQGREADDKSIFVLRGGEEFMFHMPMGMDLLAITFEQSFFDQALADTPWEREIGMLLRQPVIKVPQQRLEEARRRLLAIFSRAMASGDAGVPLQGEPPQALEQAMLDEMLRLVTDPACDRAQRHGSSTHSFIVEKCHRLAMSDAVNVPSVMDLCERLHVSRRTVQNSFRTVAETTPLNYLRSVRLNGVRRKLMSTAASELSIGDAASAWGFFHLSHFAAEYQELFGELPSQTRRADARRLAS, encoded by the coding sequence ATGAATCAGTCGATCGATCGGTTTCAAGATATCCATGTGCATGCATCCGCAGTGCGCGAATGGCACCAGACCTACAGCCAGATCACGGCGGGGGCGTTGGAGAGTTCGCTCATCCAGTTGAACAGTGCGCGCTGCCATGTCTTCCGCGAGCACATCAACCAGCGCGTGGTGCAGCATGGGGAGGCGCCCCGCGGCAAGCTGTGCTTTGCCGTGCCCATCGCCATTCCCGGCTCCATCCGCATGCAGGGCCGGGAGGCGGACGACAAGAGCATCTTCGTGCTGCGGGGTGGCGAGGAGTTCATGTTCCACATGCCCATGGGCATGGACCTGCTGGCCATCACGTTCGAGCAGTCGTTTTTCGACCAGGCCCTCGCGGACACGCCGTGGGAGCGGGAGATCGGCATGCTGTTGCGGCAGCCGGTGATCAAGGTGCCGCAGCAGCGGCTCGAGGAGGCGCGCCGCCGGCTGCTCGCGATCTTCTCGAGGGCCATGGCCTCCGGCGATGCGGGCGTGCCGCTGCAGGGGGAGCCGCCGCAGGCGCTGGAGCAGGCCATGCTCGATGAAATGCTGCGGCTCGTCACCGATCCCGCCTGCGACCGGGCCCAGCGCCACGGCAGTTCCACGCACAGTTTCATCGTGGAAAAGTGCCATCGGCTCGCGATGTCCGACGCGGTCAACGTGCCCAGCGTCATGGACCTGTGCGAGCGCCTTCACGTGAGCCGCCGCACGGTGCAGAACAGCTTCCGCACGGTAGCGGAAACCACACCGCTGAACTATCTGCGCTCGGTGCGCCTCAACGGCGTGCGCCGCAAACTGATGTCCACCGCTGCGTCGGAGTTGTCCATCGGCGACGCCGCCTCGGCCTGGGGGTTCTTCCATCTGAGCCACTTCGCCGCCGAGTACCAGGAGCTGTTCGGCGAACTGCCGTCGCAGACGCGCCGCGCCGACGCGCGCCGGCTGGCGAGCTGA